The genomic interval AAAACATTGTCGGCATTGCCGATATCGATACGCGTAAGTTGACTCGCGTGCTTCGTGAGAAAGGCGCTCAGAACGGTTGTATCATTGCCGGCGATAACCTCGATGTAGAAAAAGCGCTGGCTGAAGCCAAAGCCTTTCCGGGTCTGAAAGGGATGGATTTGGCCAAAGTGGTCTCAACCAAAGAGAGTTACAGCTGGACACAAGGCTCTTGGACACTGACTGGCGGGTTACCTGCAGATAAAAGCGCTGAAGAATTGCCATATCACGTCGTCGCTTACGACTTTGGTGCCAAACGCAATATCTTACGCATGTTGGTTGACCGTGGCTGTCGCCTTACGGTTGTGCCGGCAGAAACGTCTGCAGAAGACGTCTTGGCGTTAAATCCTGACGGTGTCTTTTTATCCAATGGCCCAGGTGACCCAGAGCCATGTACTTACGCTATTGAAGCGACAAAAGTATTCTTGGACAAAGGGTTACCTGTTTTTGGTATCTGTTTAGGTCACCAAATTCTCGCTCTGGCGTCAGGCGCGAAGACCGTGAAGATGAAATTTGGTCACCACGGTGCCAACCATCCGGTGAAAGATTTAGAGCGTGATGTGGTCATGATCACTTCGCAAAACCACGGCTTTGCCGCGGACGAAGCAACCTTGCCAGCCAATTTAAAGGCGACACATAAGTCTTTATTTGATGGTTCTTTACAAGGGATCCACCGCACAGATAAACCGGCGTTTAGTTTCCAAGGTCACCCTGAAGCAAGCCCAGGGCCGCACGATGCTGCGCCTTTATTTGACCATTTTATTGAACTGATTCAGCAACACCGCGCTTAATTTGGAGTCGTAATCATGCCAAAACGTACAGACATTAAAAGTATTCTAATCCTAGGTGCGGGTCCTATTGTTATCGGTCAAGCGTGTGAGTTTGACTATTCAGGGGCACAAGCTTGTAAAGCCTTAAGAGAAGAAGGCTACCGCGTTATTCTGGTCAACTCGAACCCGGCGACCATTATGACAGACCCAGAAATGGCCGATGCCACCTACATCGAGCCAATTCAATGGCAAGTGGTGCGCAACATTATTGAGAAAGAGCGTCCAGATGCCGTGTTGCCAACCATGGGCGGACAAACGGCACTGAACTGTGCTCTAGAGCTTGAGCGTCAAGGCGTACTCGCCGAGTTTGGCGTTGAAATGATCGGTGCCACCGCGGATGCCATCGACAAAGCCGAAGACCGTTCGCGCTTTGACAAAGCGATGAAATCGATCGGTCTTGAGTGTCCGAAAGCGGATACGGCGAAAAGCATGGAAGAGGCTTATCAAGTTCTCGAACAAGTCGGCTTCCCCTGTATTATCCGACCTTCTTTTACCATGGGCGGCACCGGGGGTGGTATTGCTTATAATAAAGAAGAATTTGAAGAAATTTGTACTCGAGGCCTCGATTTATCGCCAACCAATGAGTTGTTGATCGATGAGTCATTGATCGGCTGGAAAGAGTATGAAATGGAAGTGGTTCGCGACAAGAACGACAACTGTATCATCGTGTGTTCGATTGAAAACTTCGATGCGATGGGCATCCACACCGGTGACTCTATCACGGTTGCGCCGGCGCAAACACTGACCGATAAAGAATACCAATTGATGCGTAACGCCTCTTTGGCCGTGCTGCGCGAAATCGGCGTTGAAACCGGCGGTTCGAACGTTCAATTTGGTATCAACCCTGACGATGGTCGCATGGTCATCATTGAGATGAACCCACGTGTTTCTCGTTCATCGGCGCTAGCATCAAAAGCCACGGGTTTCCCGATTGCCAAAGTCGCAGCGAAACTGGCGGTTGGTTTTACCCTAGATGAGCTAATGAATGACATCACTGGTGGCGCGACGCCGGCGTCGTTCGAGCCGACCATTGACTATGTCGTGACTAAGATCCCACGCTTTAACTTTGAAAAATTTGCCGGTTCAAACGATCGTCTGACAACGCAAATGAAATCGGTTGGCGAAGTGATGGCGATTGGTCGTAACCAACAAGAGTCTTTGCACAAAGCGCTGCGCGGCCTTGAAGTTGGCGCGAGTGGTTTCGACGAGATGGTGGATCTCAACGACCCTGAAGCGATGAAGAAAATTCGTCAAGAGCTACAAGAAGCCGGTGCCGAGCGCATTTGGTACATCGGCGATGCGTTCCGCGCGGGCATGAGTGTCGATGACGTGTTTGCATTGACCAACATCGACCCATGGTTCTTGGTGCAAATCGAAGACATCATCAAATTGGAAGCGGATCTGCACAGCACCGGTTTTGCTGGTCTGACAAAAGAATTACTTCGCTCTTTGAAACGCAAAGGCTTCTCTGATACTCGTCTATCAAAACTGGTTGGCGTCGCAGAAAGTGAAATTCGTCGTTTGCGCGATCAGTTTGACATTCACCCGGTTTACAAGCGCGTAGATACGTGTGCCGCAGAATTTTCTTCTGACACCGCCTACATGTATTCCTCTTACGATGAAGAGTGTGAAGCAAACCCAACGGATAAAGACAAGATCATGGTACTGGGCGGTGGTCCGAACCGCATCGGTCAAGGGATTGAGTTTGATTATTGTTGTGTGCACGCGTCACTGGCACTGCGCGAAGACGGTTACGAAACCATTATGGTCAACTGCAACCCAGAAACGGTGTCAACCGATTACGATACTTCTGACCGCTTGTACTTTGAACCGGTTACCTTAGAGGACGTACTGGCGATTGCTCGCGTCGAAAAACCCAAGGGCGTTATTGTTCAATACGGCGGTCAAACGCCACTGAAATTGGCGCGCGAACTCGAAGCGGCTGGCGTGCCTATTATTGGTACTAGCCCCGATGCGATTGACCGCGCTGAAGACCGTGAGCGCTTCCAACAAGCGGTTGAGCGCTTAGGTCTTAAGCAGCCAGAAAACGCCACTGTCACGACGATGGAGCAGGCGATTGAGAAATCAAAAGTCATCGGCTTCCCCTTGGTGGTTCGACCGTCTTATGTTCTCGGTGGTCGCGCGATGGAAATTGTCTACGACGAAGCCGATTTGCGCCGTTACTTCAACGAAGCCGTCAGTGTGTCGAATGAATCACCTGTCTTGCTTGACCACTTCCTCGACGATGCGATCGAAGTCGACATTGATGCGATTTGTGACGGTGAGCGCGTCGTGATTGGCGGTATCATGGAGCACATCGAGCAAGCGGGGGTTCACTCGGGCGACTCAGCGTGTTCTCTACCGGCTTATACGTTAAGCGCAGAAATTCAAGATGTGATGCGCGAACAAGTCACTAAACTGGCCTTTGAGCTCGGTGTACGCGGTTTGATGAACACTCAGTTTGCGGTAAAAGACAACGAAGTTTACCTGATTGAGGTTAACCCTCGCGCTGCTCGTACGGTACCGTTTGTTTCGAAAGCTACTGGCGCGCCACTGGCGAAAATTGCCGCTCGCGTTATGGTCGGTCAAACGCTAGAACAGCAAGGCTTTACCAAGGAAATCATTCCTCCTTACTTCTCAGTCAAAGAAGTGGTTCTGCCGTTTAACAAGTTCCCGGGTGTTGATCCGCTGTTGGGCCCTGAAATGCGCTCAACCGGTGAAGTGATGGGCGTAGGGCTAACCTTTGCTGAAGCGTTTGCCAAAGCCGAACTCGGCTGTGGTAACGTCTACCCAGAAGGCGGCCGCGCACTCTTGTCGGTTCGCGAAGGCGATAAGAAACGCATTGTTGAAGTTGCCAAGCAGTTGATTGACCTAGGTTATCAACTTGACGCAACCCATGGCACCGCGGTGGTACTCGGTGAGGCGGGCATCAACCCTCGCTTGGTAAATAAGGTTCACGAAGGTCGCCCTCATATTCTTGATCGCATTAAGAACAATGAGTACACCTACATCGTCAATACCGCTGCTGGTCGTCAAGCGATTGAAGACTCAAAAGTGCTACGCCGCGGTGCATTGGCGGAGAAGGTGAACTACACCACGACCTTGAATGCGGCCTTTGCCACTTGTCTGGCCCACAAGGCCGATGCCAAAGCAAGCGTTAACTCAGTACAGGAATTACACGCAAAAATTACCGCTTAATCGCGGTAATGAGTGTGGGTATTTGCTAAGCCAGTCACCGTGTGACTGGCTTTTTTTATGAGGGTTTGACAAGAAAGGGCGATAAAGATTTCGCCCTTTTGCTGTGATATCATCACGGCTTATTTGTTAATTGTCGGTTTGATGTCGGAGCAGCGCTCCTGATGTGAGCCGCTCTGTGCAGGAAGTACAGTAAAGTGACCTTTTTTAAATCAATGATATGGAAATTCGTCCTTTTTCTGGTTTGGTCTCATACCGCGTTTGCTGAGACCATCATTGTCGGCGGTGACCACAATTTCCCTCCTTATGAATTTATCAACAAAAAAGGCCAGCCCGACGGGTACAATACCGAGTTGACTCGAGCGATTGCAGAAGTCATGGGCTTGGATGTCGACATACAGCTCGGCAGTTGGGATACCATGAAGCGCAACTTAGAAAGCGGTCGTATCGACATGTTACAAGGGGTGTCTTATTCGGCACTGCGCGCGCAAACCATGTTGTTTTCGCCTCCCCATTCGTTAATTCACCATTCGGTATTTGCCCGTAAAGACAGTCATGCCAAAGTGAGTGCATTGAGTGACTTGGTGGGTAAATCGGTGGTGCTGCAGCGCGGGGGGATCATGGATGAGCAACTCAATGTCGCTGAGCTTAAGGCGACATTAGTTTATGTTGACACCCATGCCGCGGCACTGCGTTTGCTGGCGTCTGGCAAGTACGATTTCGCTTTTGTTGCCAATTTGCCCGGTTTGTATTTGGGCGAGACATTGGCGCTGTCTAACATTGAGCCGGTAGGCAATTTATTTTCTTCACAGCGTTACGGCTTTGGGGTGTTAAAAGGCAATGAAGAGTTACTGTCACAATTTAATCAAGGCTTGGCGATTTTAAAAAACACTGGCCGCCAGCAACAAATTTACGATAAATGGTTTGGCGCGTTTACCCCAGCGCGAGTCGATTGGCAAACCATTACGTACTGGGTGGCGGCGATTGGCAGTGTGGTGGTCTTGGTCTTTGGCGTGATTATTGTCTGGAATCGCAGCCTCAGCCAGCAAGTGGCGAGGCGGACCAAAGACTTACAAATTCAACAGCAACAATTAATTCAAGCTGACAAAATGGCCTCTTTGGGTATTCTGGTCTCTGGGGTCGCGCATGAAATCAATAATCCAACCAGTCTATTGTTGCTTAACTTACCGGTATTACAGGAGTTTTATCACGATGCGGATGAGATTTTGAGCGATTATTCTCAGCAGCGCGGCGGTCTTGAACTGGCGGGTATGGATTATCAGCGCCTGCAGCAGGAGTTGCCGATCATGTTGCAAGATATGATTGATGGCACCAGTCATATCCGTCGTATCGTTGATGATTTACGTGACTTTGCTCGCCAAGAAGCTCAAGATAATCAATCTGCTGAGCTCAATACTTTGGTCGACATTAATGAGGTGGTGGCTACCTCTGTGCGATTGACCGAGCGCACGTTACGCACATCCACGGATAACTTTCGCGTCGATTATAACAGCGAGTCGTTGTTTTGTTTGGGGCGGGCACAAAGGTTACAACAGGTGATGATCAACGTGATCGTCAATGCGTGCCAGGCGCTAGAGCACCCACAACAAGCGATTGTGATCAGCACAGGTCAACTCGAAGACAGGTTGTGGATCAAAGTGGAAGACCAAGGCAAGGGCATCGATGAGCAAGATCAAGCGCGCCTGTTCGATCCTTTTTTTACCACCAAACGCGAACAAGGTGGTACGGGGCTTGGCTTGTCAATTTCATCGGCCATTATCGAAGAACACCAAGGCCAACTGGCGTTTTTCTCCGTGCCAGGCGAGGGCACAGAGGTGACGTTATGGCTGCCCAAATATGAGAAAGATGGAAATTAATCAAGCATGAATAAAACACGCTACCCTAGATTTGGCATTTTATTGGTCGATGATGAACCGGCGTTTATTCGCAGTTTATCCATGGCATTAGAGCGACGCGGTGGCATCAATAACATTCACTCGCTCAACGACAGTCGAAAAGTATTATCGACTTTGGCAGACCACCCCGAGATTCAATTGGTGTTGCTCGATTTGAATATGCCTCATCACAGTGGTTTGGACTTACTCAAAGATATCGTTGCCGCTCACCCTTCTGTTGGCGTCATTATTGTCAGTGGCATGAACCAAATTGAAACCGCAGTCGATTGCATCCGGCTTGGTGCTTACGATTATTTTGTCAAAACCACCGAAGAAAGCCGATTACTCGAGGGGATCAAGCGAGCCATTGCATTACAAGAAATGCGTTGGGAAAACGAAGCCATGCGTCGTCGCTTTTTGTCAGATACCATCGAGCACCCCGATGTATTTGAAAAAATCATCACTCAAGATAAGAAAATGCGTTCGATATTTCAATACCTTGAGTCGGTGGCGGGCAGTGGCCAGCCAGTGATGATCAACGGTGAAAGTGGGGTGGGTAAAGAGCACATCGCGACCTCATTGCACACCTTAAGTGGTCGCAAAGGAAAACTGGTGAGTGTCAATGTGGCGGGGATTGATGACGAAGCCTTTGCCGATACATTATTTGGCCATCGCCGCGGTGCGTTTACTGGCGCAGAGCGAGAACGCATGGGGATGGTGGAGTCCGCGGCGGACGGCACCTTGTTCCTCGATGAAATTGGCGATTTGAGTTATGCCTCACAAACCAAGCTATTGCGTTTATTACAAGAAGGGGATTATTACCCACTTGGCAGTGACAGGCCCAAGCGCAGCCGAGCGAGAATTGTGGTGGCGACCCATCAATCTCTCAAGCAATTAGTGCAAGAGGGCAAGTTTCGCAATGACTTGTATTTTCGTTTGTGTACTCACCAAGTTGAGTTG from Vibrio sp. HB236076 carries:
- the carA gene encoding glutamine-hydrolyzing carbamoyl-phosphate synthase small subunit gives rise to the protein MSKSALLVLEDGTVFHGVSIGAEGTSVGEVVFNTSMTGYQEILTDPSYSQQIVTLTYPHIGNTGTNSEDEESSAIHAQGLIIRDLPLIASNFRSQQTLSDYLISQNIVGIADIDTRKLTRVLREKGAQNGCIIAGDNLDVEKALAEAKAFPGLKGMDLAKVVSTKESYSWTQGSWTLTGGLPADKSAEELPYHVVAYDFGAKRNILRMLVDRGCRLTVVPAETSAEDVLALNPDGVFLSNGPGDPEPCTYAIEATKVFLDKGLPVFGICLGHQILALASGAKTVKMKFGHHGANHPVKDLERDVVMITSQNHGFAADEATLPANLKATHKSLFDGSLQGIHRTDKPAFSFQGHPEASPGPHDAAPLFDHFIELIQQHRA
- the carB gene encoding carbamoyl-phosphate synthase large subunit, giving the protein MPKRTDIKSILILGAGPIVIGQACEFDYSGAQACKALREEGYRVILVNSNPATIMTDPEMADATYIEPIQWQVVRNIIEKERPDAVLPTMGGQTALNCALELERQGVLAEFGVEMIGATADAIDKAEDRSRFDKAMKSIGLECPKADTAKSMEEAYQVLEQVGFPCIIRPSFTMGGTGGGIAYNKEEFEEICTRGLDLSPTNELLIDESLIGWKEYEMEVVRDKNDNCIIVCSIENFDAMGIHTGDSITVAPAQTLTDKEYQLMRNASLAVLREIGVETGGSNVQFGINPDDGRMVIIEMNPRVSRSSALASKATGFPIAKVAAKLAVGFTLDELMNDITGGATPASFEPTIDYVVTKIPRFNFEKFAGSNDRLTTQMKSVGEVMAIGRNQQESLHKALRGLEVGASGFDEMVDLNDPEAMKKIRQELQEAGAERIWYIGDAFRAGMSVDDVFALTNIDPWFLVQIEDIIKLEADLHSTGFAGLTKELLRSLKRKGFSDTRLSKLVGVAESEIRRLRDQFDIHPVYKRVDTCAAEFSSDTAYMYSSYDEECEANPTDKDKIMVLGGGPNRIGQGIEFDYCCVHASLALREDGYETIMVNCNPETVSTDYDTSDRLYFEPVTLEDVLAIARVEKPKGVIVQYGGQTPLKLARELEAAGVPIIGTSPDAIDRAEDRERFQQAVERLGLKQPENATVTTMEQAIEKSKVIGFPLVVRPSYVLGGRAMEIVYDEADLRRYFNEAVSVSNESPVLLDHFLDDAIEVDIDAICDGERVVIGGIMEHIEQAGVHSGDSACSLPAYTLSAEIQDVMREQVTKLAFELGVRGLMNTQFAVKDNEVYLIEVNPRAARTVPFVSKATGAPLAKIAARVMVGQTLEQQGFTKEIIPPYFSVKEVVLPFNKFPGVDPLLGPEMRSTGEVMGVGLTFAEAFAKAELGCGNVYPEGGRALLSVREGDKKRIVEVAKQLIDLGYQLDATHGTAVVLGEAGINPRLVNKVHEGRPHILDRIKNNEYTYIVNTAAGRQAIEDSKVLRRGALAEKVNYTTTLNAAFATCLAHKADAKASVNSVQELHAKITA
- a CDS encoding transporter substrate-binding domain-containing protein; protein product: MTFFKSMIWKFVLFLVWSHTAFAETIIVGGDHNFPPYEFINKKGQPDGYNTELTRAIAEVMGLDVDIQLGSWDTMKRNLESGRIDMLQGVSYSALRAQTMLFSPPHSLIHHSVFARKDSHAKVSALSDLVGKSVVLQRGGIMDEQLNVAELKATLVYVDTHAAALRLLASGKYDFAFVANLPGLYLGETLALSNIEPVGNLFSSQRYGFGVLKGNEELLSQFNQGLAILKNTGRQQQIYDKWFGAFTPARVDWQTITYWVAAIGSVVVLVFGVIIVWNRSLSQQVARRTKDLQIQQQQLIQADKMASLGILVSGVAHEINNPTSLLLLNLPVLQEFYHDADEILSDYSQQRGGLELAGMDYQRLQQELPIMLQDMIDGTSHIRRIVDDLRDFARQEAQDNQSAELNTLVDINEVVATSVRLTERTLRTSTDNFRVDYNSESLFCLGRAQRLQQVMINVIVNACQALEHPQQAIVISTGQLEDRLWIKVEDQGKGIDEQDQARLFDPFFTTKREQGGTGLGLSISSAIIEEHQGQLAFFSVPGEGTEVTLWLPKYEKDGN
- a CDS encoding sigma-54 dependent transcriptional regulator gives rise to the protein MNKTRYPRFGILLVDDEPAFIRSLSMALERRGGINNIHSLNDSRKVLSTLADHPEIQLVLLDLNMPHHSGLDLLKDIVAAHPSVGVIIVSGMNQIETAVDCIRLGAYDYFVKTTEESRLLEGIKRAIALQEMRWENEAMRRRFLSDTIEHPDVFEKIITQDKKMRSIFQYLESVAGSGQPVMINGESGVGKEHIATSLHTLSGRKGKLVSVNVAGIDDEAFADTLFGHRRGAFTGAERERMGMVESAADGTLFLDEIGDLSYASQTKLLRLLQEGDYYPLGSDRPKRSRARIVVATHQSLKQLVQEGKFRNDLYFRLCTHQVELPPLRQRKQDIPLLFEHFLTLAAQEMNKPIPSFPKQLPSLLATYHFPGNIRELQALVYDAVSQHKSHMLSMEVFRKVIDDRHVNMAQAHSEHRSFDPDLPLPSLQEMNEILIDEAMSRSQGNQSIAARMLGISQPALSKRLKNRHHQES